ACAACACTCTTTACTGATTCGCTGTAAACTGTAAACATCTACTCGCCCATGTCACGCACCTCAACCCGAGCCAACGGCGATATCATCCGCGACTTCCTCTCAGTCGCGAACCTCCTCGAGGAGCCACAGCTCGCCCAACTGTACGCGTATGTCGCTCGAGAGGAGGGAGTGACCGTCCGAGAGGTGATGGATGCCCTCGATCTCGCGCAGGGAACGGCCTACACCTACGTGAACCGGCTCGTCGACGCCGGCGTCCTCGAGACGACGACTGACGGGCAACCTCGGACGTACGTCGCCCGCGACATCGATCTAACCGTCACGGCCGCCGACGGCGGTCGCGAGTACACGATCACGCCGGCGCTCATCGACGCCGTCGGGCGGCGAGCCACTGACGGCGACATCGACACGTACATCGACCGGCATGGAATCGCTGGCCTCGCGACAGCACTCACCTACACCGTCGACCGCGAACGCGGTGAGGTCACCCACCGGCTGATGGCTCGTGATCTCGATATCTCCCCGCTCGCTGCCGAGATCATTCTCCAGGCGCTCCGGCCAGTCGTCCACGAGCACTTCGATATCGAGGAGGCAGGCGCGTCGGTCGCGGATATCGAGGGTGTCGACCGGGACGTCGCCGGCGACAACGCGTGAGCACCATCCATATCGCTGATACCGGCCTGTTCGTTGCGATGGGCCAACCGTCGAACCGTCGGTATCAGGTCGTCCGGACGTTTGCACGCCGGAACGACATGGCGTTCGTGCTTCCGGAACGCGTCTACGATGAACTGACAGTCAACGCGCCCGACGTCGAGACACCGCCGATCGATACGGCAATTGATGAACGGTGGGCCCGAGTCGCAGCCCCATTGGAATACTCACATGGACTGGTCTCGCGGACGATGGACGGCGTGCAGCGATACATCGCGAACGCTGATGACCGCCCGGCCGACGAGATCGAGCGTGCGGATCCAGCGCTGGCAGGGGTCGCCGCGCACGCGTTCGTCGAGGGGACCGCAGATCACGCCTACATATACACGACGGATACACTGGCTGGCGAGGGAGCCGAAACCGTCTTCGCCAGTGAGGGCTACGGCGATTCAGTCACGTACGTGAACGGCTTCCGGTTCGTCGAAGATCTTCTGGAGTAGGCCGCTCCTCGGCGAGTCCGCACATCGTCACTGTGAGTCTAGGAGTCGATAGCAGCCCGTAAGCGATGGTCCTCATCGTCTCGAAAGCCCTCGGGCCGTTCACGGGCGGCGTCGCCGCCCGTTAGCCCGGGAGAGCGGAGCTCTCCCGTTGCTCGGCATCCCGCGACCACGCGAGACTCCGTCCCGCTGGCCCTCGTTCGCTCCGTCGCCGGCGCAAAGCGCCGGCTTCAAGCAGGACCGTCGGTCCCGCCCGGCGCACGGGAACCCCGCTGCGCTCCTCGTTCTTGTGGTGCTTGCGGAGTCGGGGACGACCGAGGCGGCCTCGCCCGTTCTGAGTCCGCCAGGATGTCGGCTGTGTCACTGAGCGTCGGGCCCGGTTGAATAGATGAGTACGCCTAGTACAGCAATACAGCTTCCTCTGATATCACGAATTATGAGATGTCTAAAAGAGAGTAGAATCTGTTGGACGCCTACTAGTGAAGTCCCCAGAAGAATGCGATCCCGAGAACCGTCACAACGGAGAGCAGAAGCTGAAGCGGGGCACCAACACGGGCGTAGTCGGAGAACTTGTACCCGCCTGGGCCATAGACGAAGAGGTTCGTTTGGTATCCGACGGGAGTCATGAACGCCGTCGAGGCGGCGAACGTGACCGCGAGGACGAACGCGAACGCGTTCCCACCGACTTCCTGTGCTGTCTCGACAGCCACCGGAATCATGAGGACGACGCTCGCGTTGTTCGAGATGATGTTCGTGACGAGACCTGTGACGAGGTAAAACACCCAGAGCACCCCGATCACGGGAAGGAACTGACCGGAGAGGGCGACGAGCGACCCAAGGAACGTGGCAGCCCCCGTCTGTTCAAGCGCGATACCGAGCGGAATCACGCCGGCGAGCAGGAAAATAACGCTCCAGTCAACGCCCTCGTAAATCTCACCGGGCTTAATTACGCCAGTGACGACCATGACGACGACACCGGCCAGCGCCGTCTGGACGATGCTGAAGTCGAGCGAAGCGAAAACGTCGATACCGGTGATTGACGCGAGTCCACCCCACGGCATGCCGACGAAACCGACGACACCGACGATGATGGCAATGGCCCACGGAATCTTCTCAGTTCGATAGTTCGGGGTCTCAGACTCGTGAGCGACGATGAAATCCGGATTCAACGAGAGGCGGTCGATGCTGTCGGCAGGTGCCTGCACGAGGAGCGTGTCGCCGACCCGGAGTTCGACATTGTCGAGACGACTCCGAATCGTTTTCCCACCAGACCGGAAGGCGAGAACACTCGCATCGTAGCGCTCGCGGAACGCGGACGATGTGAGCGTCTCACCGAGAAGGCTGGAGCCGGATTGAATGACGATTTCGACAAGCGTCTGGGTGTCCTCACCGGCATCGAGTTCGGAGTCAGAGGGCGGGGTGCCAACGATGTCGAGACCCACCAGTTCACGAAGTGATCGGAGCGTCTCGCGGTCCGTACGAACCGTAAGGATGTCTCCTGGGTGGATTTGTTTACTTGCGATGCCCTCGAAGTAGGTCTCACCGTCGCGGACGAGTTGGACGATGTCTGCATCGAACCGTGATTCGTCGACGGCTTCTCGAACCGTTTTTCCGATGATTGCGGCGTCCGCACGCACGGCAACCTCGGTGATGTAGTTCTGCAGTTCATACTCCTCGATGTAATCCTCGCGGGCAGGGACCCGCTCGGGGAGGAGCCGGGGGGCGACCGTCATGAGGTAGGCAGATCCCGTGAGGAGGACGATTACGCCGAGACCCGTGAAGGTGAACATCGAGAATCCCTGTCCGATGAGGCGTTGAGACACGCTGGACGCGAGAAGATTGGTCGATGTTCCGATGAGGGTCAGCATCCCGCCGAACATAGAGGCGTATGAGAGCGGGATGAGGAGTTTCGAGGGTGAGGTCTCTCCTTCATGCGCAAGGTCGGAGATGACGGGGACGAGAATGGCAACGACGGGTGTGTTGTTGATGAACCCGGAGACGGGGCCAGTCACGCCGATGGTCGCGGCAAGCTGTTTCCGCCGGTCGGTACCGGCGAACGCAGCCATCTTTCGACCAATGATCTGGACAGCGCCTGTTTGACTGATACCCGTGCTGAGGATGAGCATCGCAAGAACGGCGACGGTTGCGGTGCTGGAAAATCCTGAGATACCCTCGGTGACAGAAACGTCCGTCCATGGCTTAAGAACCGTGAGCAACACCATGACGAAGATCGCAGTGATGTCTATCGGGAGAAGTTCTGTGATGAAGAGGATCAGCGCAAGAAGAACGATTCCGAAGACGA
The Halomarina pelagica DNA segment above includes these coding regions:
- a CDS encoding DUF7437 domain-containing protein — encoded protein: MSRTSTRANGDIIRDFLSVANLLEEPQLAQLYAYVAREEGVTVREVMDALDLAQGTAYTYVNRLVDAGVLETTTDGQPRTYVARDIDLTVTAADGGREYTITPALIDAVGRRATDGDIDTYIDRHGIAGLATALTYTVDRERGEVTHRLMARDLDISPLAAEIILQALRPVVHEHFDIEEAGASVADIEGVDRDVAGDNA
- a CDS encoding SLC13 family permease, which translates into the protein MLLPAQAGAIPPLTTEMLVVFGIVLLALILFITELLPIDITAIFVMVLLTVLKPWTDVSVTEGISGFSSTATVAVLAMLILSTGISQTGAVQIIGRKMAAFAGTDRRKQLAATIGVTGPVSGFINNTPVVAILVPVISDLAHEGETSPSKLLIPLSYASMFGGMLTLIGTSTNLLASSVSQRLIGQGFSMFTFTGLGVIVLLTGSAYLMTVAPRLLPERVPAREDYIEEYELQNYITEVAVRADAAIIGKTVREAVDESRFDADIVQLVRDGETYFEGIASKQIHPGDILTVRTDRETLRSLRELVGLDIVGTPPSDSELDAGEDTQTLVEIVIQSGSSLLGETLTSSAFRERYDASVLAFRSGGKTIRSRLDNVELRVGDTLLVQAPADSIDRLSLNPDFIVAHESETPNYRTEKIPWAIAIIVGVVGFVGMPWGGLASITGIDVFASLDFSIVQTALAGVVVMVVTGVIKPGEIYEGVDWSVIFLLAGVIPLGIALEQTGAATFLGSLVALSGQFLPVIGVLWVFYLVTGLVTNIISNNASVVLMIPVAVETAQEVGGNAFAFVLAVTFAASTAFMTPVGYQTNLFVYGPGGYKFSDYARVGAPLQLLLSVVTVLGIAFFWGLH